The Microcoleus sp. AS-A8 genome window below encodes:
- a CDS encoding aminotransferase class IV: MTQPICYLNGKYVPFDQACLPLNDLGIVRGYGVFDFLRTYNAVPFKLTEHVQRLQNSAKLIGLSLPWSTAEIEEITQNTLTHNHLPEANIRIVVTGGASADFITPLGQPSLMVIVTPVSKYPQEYYEQGIKVITVPIERFIPKAKSLNYISAIGALQQAKQTNAVEALYMNSQGDVLEGTTTNFFVFRGSQLITPKEGILNGITRDVILELAKDRFEIVEQSIAYSQLNHCDEAFITSSTKEIMPVVQIDELYISQGKPGENTQSLMHLFHKYTKG; encoded by the coding sequence ATGACTCAACCCATCTGTTACCTTAATGGGAAATATGTTCCATTCGATCAGGCTTGCCTGCCCCTTAATGATTTAGGCATTGTCCGAGGGTATGGAGTCTTTGATTTTCTCCGCACTTATAACGCAGTACCCTTTAAACTCACAGAACATGTTCAAAGGCTGCAAAATTCAGCGAAATTAATTGGCTTGAGTTTACCGTGGTCAACCGCAGAAATCGAAGAGATCACGCAAAATACACTCACACACAATCATCTCCCTGAAGCTAACATTCGGATTGTCGTGACGGGTGGAGCTTCCGCTGACTTTATTACACCTCTCGGTCAACCAAGTCTAATGGTGATTGTCACTCCTGTTTCTAAATATCCCCAGGAATATTATGAACAAGGCATAAAAGTGATCACTGTACCCATAGAGCGGTTCATTCCTAAAGCCAAAAGCCTGAATTATATCTCGGCGATTGGGGCACTCCAACAAGCCAAACAAACGAATGCAGTTGAAGCACTCTATATGAATTCGCAGGGGGATGTATTGGAAGGAACAACTACAAATTTCTTTGTTTTTCGAGGCTCTCAACTCATTACACCGAAAGAAGGTATTTTGAATGGGATCACAAGAGATGTGATTTTGGAACTGGCTAAAGATAGATTTGAAATCGTTGAACAATCGATTGCTTACAGCCAGTTAAATCATTGTGATGAAGCGTTTATCACCTCTTCCACTAAAGAGATAATGCCCGTCGTTCAAATTGATGAGTTATATATCTCGCAAGGTAAACCAGGAGAAAACACTCAAAGTTTAATGCATTTATTTCATAAGTATACGAAAGGCTGA